The Prunus dulcis unplaced genomic scaffold, ALMONDv2, whole genome shotgun sequence genome window below encodes:
- the LOC117612991 gene encoding protein WVD2-like 7 — MGESACLMRSFSSPSKCSSEVKEGDPLRCLGESISFGRYMSEPLAWEKWSAFSHNRYLEEVEKFSKPGSVAEKKAYFEAHYKRKAAEKAAALLEVTNASASNVSESVNMYKNCDSFSNIESANGESHMVVDKQQENFVTNSEVVVCPADMSGPNPNVEGNQLDVSMVDGAEAVVQESVNLANPIQVEISNKFENDKDQDEIVATQEEKIPNKEAAGEENLASTNKKRLINSSPRLSTKGRASKAPMSPAKQATRVQTINGKNVTQKCKKFSSDLVDNRRLTGKSLHMSIHFSSHAGESETSKITSPVVEKTKNSRSNTTMFNISMNKPASRQSTARASVNGVLKQSSADLWSIDRREKTLLNKSVAGAIADGIWTSSSKEQSSTANGSKPRPPIASCPFIFKSQERAEKRKEFFQRLEEKKNAKEAEKKQLQLRSNKKEKAGGDVNKLRQCTGLKAKLNQDLSSGSQFPSNHLNKIPLAQPRSPKLGRQSTLSKALDPSSRPSVNSHRSNYATKKYKVSTNRSVPSLLKKNAHENSPPNIQS; from the exons ATGGGTGAATCAGCCTGTCTAATGAGATCGTTCTCTAGCCCTTCTAAGTGTTCCAGTGAAGTCAAAGAG GGGGACCCCCTTCGTTGCCTAGGAGAATCAATCTCCTTCGGCAGGTATATGTCAGAACCCCTTGCTTGGGAGAAATGGTCAGCATTTTCCCACAATCGCTACTTAGAAGAAGTCGAAAAGTTTTCCAAACCCGGCTCTGTTGCTGAGAAGAAGGCTTATTTTGAAGCTCACTACAAGAGAAAAGCTGCTGAGAAAGCAGCAGCCTTGCTTGAGGTAACAAATGCAAGTGCCAGTAATGTCTCAGAGTCAGTaaatatgtacaaaaattgtgacAGCTTCTCCAACATAGAGTCAGCGAATGGAGAGAGCCATATGGTTGTCGATAAACAACAGGAAAATTTTGTAACAAATTCGGAGGTAGTAGTATGCCCAGCTGATATGAGTGGCCCTAATCCAAATGTTGAAGGGAATCAATTGGATGTTTCCATGGTGGACGGAGCAGAAGCAGTGGTTCAAGAAAGTGTTAATTTGGCGAATCCTATTCAGGTTGAAATCTcaaacaagtttgaaaatGACAAAGACCAAGATGAGATTGTTGCCACCCAAGAAGAGAAGATTCCAAATAAG GAAGCAGCTGGTGAGGAGAATCTAGCTTCAACGAACAAGAAAAGATTGATAAACTCTTCCCCAAGGTTATCCACTAAAGGTAGAGCATCCAAGGCCCCAATGTCTCCTGCCAAACAAGCAACTCGTGTGCAAACCATAAATGGGAAAAATGTCACTCAAAAGTGTAAGAAATTTTCGTCAGACTTAGTTGACAACAGGAGATTGACTGGAAAATCTCTCCACATGTCAATCCATTTCAGTTCTCATGCTGGTGAAAGTGAAACCAGTAAAATAACTTCACCAGTTGTGGAGAAGACCAAAAATTCAAGAAGTAACACTACTATGTTTAATATCTCCATGAATAAGCCGGCTTCTCGACAAAGTACAGCTAGG GCATCTGTTAATGGGGTATTAAAGCAGTCTTCAGCAGACCTATGGTCCATAGATAGAAG GGAAAAAACATTACTTAATAAGTCGGTGGCTGGTGCAATTGCAGATGGGATATGGACATCCTCCTCAAAAGA ACAATCTTCTACTGCAAATGGAAGTAAACCACGACCCCCTATTGCATCATGTCCTTTTATCTTCAAGAGTCAAGAAAGAGCAGAAAAGCGTAAAGAG TTCTTTCAGAGGctggaagagaagaaaaatgccAAGGAGGCTGAAAAGAAGCAGCTGCAACTGAGATCTAATAAAAAG GAAAAAGCTGGAGGGGATGTTAATAAACTGCGTCAGTGCACTGGCTTAAAAGCCAAACTAAACCAAGATCTGTCTTCAGGATCACAATTTCCAAGTAACCACTTGAACAAG ATACCTCTGGCACAGCCTCGGTCACCAAAACTTGGAAGGCAGTCTACTCTCAGCAAGGCCCTGGACCCAAGCTCTAGGCCTTCAGTCAATTCTCACCGCTCCAACTATgccacaaaaaaatataaagtgaGCACAAATAGATCAGTGCCTTCTCTTTTGAAGAAGAATGCTCATGAGAATTCTCCTCCCAATATCCAGAGTTGA